From a single Sediminibacterium sp. KACHI17 genomic region:
- a CDS encoding bifunctional oligoribonuclease/PAP phosphatase NrnA, whose amino-acid sequence MHQKPDGDAMGSSLGLYHFLKALGHDVTVISPTNWANFLDWMPGCSEVVDFEQRKHYALDIINNAEVIFCLDFNVLHRTKHMEQPLTDAKCTKILIDHHQQPQEEAFTYGISDTSKSSTCEMVYDFIMSSGHADLLNIAMAECLYTGLMTDTGSFRFPATTASVHRMAAHLKETGMNHTKVHESIYDSFLENRLRFIGHALLNRMEVLYEYNTSLMYITRADLQKFDIKTGDTEGLVNYLLTIQGIKLGAIVIDRDEERKWSFRSKGDFDVNTFARKHFEGGGHKNAAGGRSSESLETTVKQFKEIIKAYHNQLQ is encoded by the coding sequence ATGCACCAGAAACCTGATGGGGATGCCATGGGCTCTTCATTGGGATTATACCATTTCCTGAAAGCCCTGGGTCATGATGTTACAGTCATTTCTCCTACCAATTGGGCCAATTTCCTGGATTGGATGCCCGGATGCAGCGAAGTAGTGGATTTTGAGCAGCGAAAACATTATGCGCTGGATATCATTAACAATGCAGAAGTGATCTTTTGCCTTGATTTTAATGTGCTCCATCGTACCAAACACATGGAGCAGCCTTTGACCGACGCGAAATGTACAAAGATCCTGATCGATCATCACCAGCAACCCCAGGAAGAAGCATTTACTTATGGTATCAGTGATACATCCAAAAGTTCTACCTGCGAAATGGTCTATGACTTTATCATGTCTTCCGGACATGCGGATCTGCTGAATATCGCCATGGCAGAATGTCTTTATACCGGTCTTATGACGGACACTGGATCTTTCCGTTTCCCTGCTACGACCGCTTCTGTTCATAGAATGGCCGCCCATCTGAAAGAAACGGGAATGAATCATACCAAAGTGCATGAAAGCATCTATGATAGTTTCCTGGAAAACAGATTGCGCTTTATTGGCCACGCTTTGTTGAACAGAATGGAAGTTTTGTATGAATACAATACGAGTCTGATGTATATTACACGGGCAGATTTACAAAAGTTTGATATCAAAACAGGCGATACTGAAGGATTGGTGAATTATTTATTGACCATTCAGGGGATCAAACTAGGTGCCATCGTGATTGATAGAGATGAAGAGCGGAAATGGAGTTTTAGAAGCAAAGGCGATTTTGATGTGAACACATTTGCGAGAAAACATTTTGAAGGCGGCGGACATAAAAATGCGGCAGGAGGGAGAAGTAGTGAGAGTCTGGAAACAACGGTCAAACAATTTAAAGAGATCATAAAAGCGTATCACAATCAATTACAATAA
- a CDS encoding FKBP-type peptidyl-prolyl cis-trans isomerase — MRTTTSLLLAIVLLASCNQFEKAPSGMTYKITSGGTKEKVKQGQFLKLHIEYKLKSKDSVLQSSFGRIPVYFPIDTANLGKHTFTEIITKCASGDKVEFVLFIDTLKKMQVIDYNEMFKQGDMINGRFEILKVFNTQDEVKADYDKEMELEKQREITEVKEYAKKKNMKVQSTASGVQVEILNPGTGQKADSGWQASVLYKGYFTQGKKDGEVFDTNMNPNAPNNQPYPVVIGSRNVIPGWDEALRLFAKGGKGRIIVPAWMAYGQQGSAPVIPPFANLGFDIEVVDVTKPTPQPAQPGNPANPGAPQQ, encoded by the coding sequence ATGAGAACAACCACTTCGCTGTTACTGGCGATCGTTTTGCTTGCAAGCTGTAATCAATTCGAAAAAGCACCTTCCGGAATGACATATAAAATCACCAGCGGAGGAACTAAGGAAAAAGTTAAGCAAGGACAGTTTTTGAAACTGCACATTGAATACAAGTTAAAGTCTAAGGATTCTGTATTACAATCTTCTTTTGGCCGTATCCCTGTTTATTTCCCAATTGATACCGCAAACCTGGGTAAACATACTTTCACTGAGATCATTACTAAATGTGCATCAGGAGATAAAGTTGAATTCGTGCTTTTCATTGATACCCTGAAAAAAATGCAGGTGATCGATTACAATGAAATGTTCAAACAAGGAGACATGATCAACGGACGTTTCGAGATCTTGAAAGTGTTCAATACACAAGATGAAGTGAAAGCGGATTATGACAAGGAAATGGAACTCGAAAAGCAAAGAGAGATCACAGAAGTAAAAGAGTATGCCAAGAAGAAAAATATGAAAGTACAGTCCACGGCTTCAGGTGTTCAGGTAGAGATCCTGAATCCGGGTACCGGACAAAAAGCTGATTCAGGTTGGCAGGCTTCTGTTTTGTATAAAGGTTACTTTACACAAGGCAAAAAAGATGGAGAAGTATTTGACACCAATATGAATCCTAATGCCCCGAATAACCAACCTTATCCTGTTGTGATCGGAAGTCGTAATGTGATTCCGGGTTGGGATGAAGCCCTTCGTTTGTTTGCGAAAGGTGGTAAAGGACGTATCATCGTTCCTGCTTGGATGGCCTATGGTCAGCAAGGTTCTGCACCGGTAATTCCTCCATTTGCAAATCTTGGATTTGATATTGAAGTGGTTGATGTTACCAAACCTACACCACAACCGGCTCAACCTGGAAATCCAGCTAATCCTGGTGCTCCACAACAATAA
- the folP gene encoding dihydropteroate synthase → MFTLNCKGRLLTIDQPIVMGIINTTPDSFYEESRKSSIDAALQQAEKMIHEGATILDIGAQSTRPGSTAVGPDEEIKRLSHIIPEIHQRFPDTILSVDTYYSTVAIHAADMGASIINDISGGQFDPVMISTAARLRMPFVCMHVEGQKDTMHQTFVEGDITTSVTDYFIKRIGLCTEEGLTDLILDPGFGFSKTIDQNFELIRSVSQFKLLGKPVLMGVSRKSTIYKTLNCTAAEALNGTTVLNTAALLAGADILRVHDVKEAMEAILLTRYLL, encoded by the coding sequence ATGTTTACACTCAACTGCAAAGGAAGATTACTGACAATTGACCAACCCATCGTAATGGGCATCATCAATACTACCCCTGATTCTTTTTATGAGGAAAGCAGAAAATCATCCATCGACGCCGCTTTACAACAGGCCGAGAAAATGATTCATGAAGGAGCTACAATACTCGATATCGGGGCGCAGAGCACCCGTCCGGGCAGTACTGCTGTTGGACCGGATGAGGAGATCAAAAGGCTTTCCCATATCATTCCAGAAATTCATCAACGTTTTCCCGATACCATTCTTTCTGTCGACACTTATTACAGTACTGTTGCTATACATGCCGCAGATATGGGCGCATCGATCATCAATGATATCAGTGGTGGACAGTTCGATCCTGTTATGATCTCCACAGCGGCCCGATTACGTATGCCTTTTGTTTGTATGCATGTGGAGGGACAAAAGGATACCATGCACCAAACATTTGTAGAAGGTGATATCACCACGAGTGTGACTGATTATTTCATAAAAAGGATAGGTCTTTGCACAGAGGAAGGACTCACAGACCTGATACTGGATCCCGGATTCGGCTTTAGCAAAACAATTGATCAGAATTTTGAACTGATTCGTTCTGTATCCCAGTTTAAATTATTGGGCAAACCCGTTTTGATGGGCGTTTCCAGAAAATCAACGATCTATAAAACTTTGAATTGTACCGCTGCAGAAGCATTGAATGGCACGACAGTTTTGAATACGGCGGCTCTTTTAGCCGGAGCTGATATCCTGCGGGTTCATGATGTGAAAGAAGCGATGGAAGCCATCTTACTAACCCGATACTTATTATAA
- a CDS encoding DUF1599 domain-containing protein produces the protein MSTTNQQYDNAIRACKDIFIKKTKDYGTAWRVLRTISVVDQIFIKALRIRTIQDLKTQKVGDDIPSEFKGIINYAVIGLIQLEMGNPQVEELPVDLVEANYNKYIAFAKNTMLDKNHDYGEAWRDMSQESFADLILMKLLRIRQILENDGKTLISEGIDANYVDIINYSVFALILIDEGKHHA, from the coding sequence ATGAGCACAACAAATCAACAATACGATAACGCCATTCGAGCTTGTAAAGATATTTTCATCAAGAAAACAAAAGACTATGGTACTGCATGGCGCGTATTGCGTACTATTTCGGTGGTGGATCAGATATTCATCAAAGCATTACGTATCCGTACCATTCAAGACCTGAAAACCCAAAAAGTAGGGGACGATATTCCCTCTGAATTCAAAGGCATCATTAACTATGCGGTCATTGGTCTGATACAATTGGAAATGGGGAATCCACAAGTAGAGGAATTGCCTGTTGATCTGGTAGAAGCGAATTACAATAAGTACATAGCCTTCGCTAAAAATACCATGTTGGATAAAAACCATGATTACGGAGAAGCATGGCGCGATATGAGTCAGGAAAGCTTTGCGGATCTGATATTGATGAAATTATTACGGATCCGACAAATTTTGGAAAATGATGGTAAAACCCTGATCAGTGAAGGCATTGATGCTAATTATGTAGATATCATCAACTATTCAGTATTTGCATTGATATTAATTGACGAAGGAAAACATCACGCATGA
- a CDS encoding BT_3928 family protein — MRTLITLIRWIVGLLFIFSGLVKANDPLGLSYKMQEFFEVWGWHFLHDYTLVFSLVMNVFEIVAGVAVIVGWRLRSITWMLLWLIIFFTFLTGYALFSGKIKTCGCFGDCIPLTPAMSFGKDIILFVLILILLFTVDRVPAMMSETGSITIVFISLLATAALQWYVLKYLPLIDCLPYKKGNDIVEQMKTPEGAIPDSFSIVFKYKKDGKEISFDQASFPADFDSTYEYVDREDKLIRKGNGLTAKIVDFSLQNFMGEDTTQAVFARKQDYVLVLAKDMSTTDQWKEEFLAQYQKWVSKGVVVMIVTADAEKAKSLFPDITILKGDATVIKTAARVNPTYFLMNGSLVKEKLPAGKAARLIP; from the coding sequence ATGAGAACACTCATTACTTTGATCCGCTGGATCGTTGGATTGCTGTTTATTTTCTCAGGATTGGTAAAGGCCAATGATCCATTGGGACTGAGTTATAAAATGCAGGAATTTTTTGAAGTGTGGGGATGGCATTTTCTGCATGATTATACCTTGGTATTTTCATTGGTGATGAATGTGTTTGAGATCGTTGCCGGAGTGGCAGTGATCGTCGGGTGGCGTTTACGCAGTATTACATGGATGCTTTTATGGCTGATCATCTTCTTCACTTTCCTTACTGGCTATGCTTTATTCTCAGGCAAAATCAAAACATGCGGATGCTTTGGAGATTGTATTCCATTAACACCTGCCATGTCTTTCGGCAAAGACATCATTTTATTTGTGCTCATCCTGATCCTATTGTTCACCGTGGATCGTGTGCCTGCCATGATGAGCGAAACAGGAAGTATCACGATCGTATTCATTAGCCTGCTCGCAACAGCAGCTTTGCAATGGTATGTATTGAAGTATTTGCCACTGATAGACTGTTTGCCATATAAAAAAGGAAATGATATTGTAGAGCAAATGAAAACACCGGAAGGTGCGATTCCTGATAGTTTTTCCATTGTATTTAAATATAAAAAGGATGGGAAAGAGATCAGTTTTGATCAAGCTTCGTTTCCTGCTGATTTTGATTCTACCTATGAATATGTAGATAGAGAAGATAAATTGATCCGAAAGGGGAATGGATTGACTGCTAAGATCGTTGACTTTTCTTTACAGAATTTTATGGGAGAAGATACAACGCAAGCTGTATTTGCACGTAAGCAAGATTATGTGCTGGTTTTGGCAAAAGATATGAGTACCACTGATCAATGGAAAGAGGAGTTTCTTGCTCAATACCAAAAATGGGTGTCAAAAGGAGTGGTTGTTATGATCGTAACTGCAGACGCTGAAAAAGCCAAGAGCCTATTCCCTGATATAACCATTTTAAAAGGAGATGCCACAGTCATTAAAACTGCAGCAAGGGTGAATCCTACTTATTTTCTGATGAATGGGTCTTTGGTCAAGGAAAAATTACCGGCGGGAAAAGCTGCTCGCTTGATTCCATAA
- a CDS encoding DUF721 domain-containing protein, giving the protein MSEFHIGDAIKGFLKKSNLRNGVRAVQIEDIWEKLMGKTIARYTDKIQIINQKLFITTSVGPLKNELLYQKAQIIERVNEAFGEKVITEVIIQ; this is encoded by the coding sequence ATGTCAGAATTCCACATTGGTGATGCGATCAAAGGCTTTTTAAAAAAGAGCAATCTCCGTAATGGCGTAAGAGCCGTGCAGATTGAAGACATCTGGGAAAAACTGATGGGCAAAACGATCGCCAGATACACCGATAAAATTCAGATCATCAACCAAAAACTTTTTATTACCACCAGCGTAGGTCCTCTCAAGAATGAGTTACTCTATCAAAAAGCGCAAATCATTGAACGCGTGAATGAAGCTTTTGGTGAGAAAGTGATCACTGAAGTCATCATCCAGTAA
- a CDS encoding DNA replication/repair protein RecF: MFRLSEITLVQFRNYLQQSFHFKERIVGICGQNGTGKTNLLDAIYYLSFSRSYFTRPDAQNVHHGSSGLRIQGHYIRGEKTMSVIAIVRETGKKELQLDGEPYKKFSDHIGKMPVVMIAPDDVELISGPGEERRKFLDTLLSQLDHSYLQQLINYQKILQQRNSLLKQAAESGHVDETLLSILNDQLCDSGNFLYHARKDFLTSLLPLAFTIYERIAGKSDSLSLAYYSPLSSNDFKELLQINRAKDLALQRTSSGIHRDDIILSMGDQLFKSEASQGQRKSLLFALKLAEWQILKEKKGFTPILLLDDVFEKLDDARMSQLLQWVCTESDGQVFITDTHPERLKQQLTGTKVPFQMITL; encoded by the coding sequence ATGTTCCGTTTGAGTGAAATAACATTGGTTCAGTTTCGCAATTATTTGCAGCAATCTTTCCATTTTAAGGAGAGAATTGTAGGCATATGCGGACAAAACGGTACCGGCAAAACCAATTTATTGGATGCGATCTATTACCTAAGTTTTTCCAGAAGTTATTTTACTCGTCCGGATGCACAAAACGTTCACCATGGATCTTCCGGCTTACGGATACAAGGACACTACATCAGGGGAGAAAAAACAATGTCCGTAATTGCCATTGTTCGTGAAACAGGAAAAAAAGAACTTCAGTTAGATGGAGAACCCTACAAAAAGTTCTCAGACCATATCGGCAAAATGCCCGTAGTAATGATCGCTCCAGATGATGTGGAATTGATCAGTGGACCCGGTGAAGAGAGAAGGAAATTTCTGGACACACTATTATCCCAATTGGATCACTCCTATTTACAGCAACTCATTAACTATCAAAAGATCTTACAACAAAGAAACAGTTTACTGAAGCAAGCAGCCGAATCAGGCCATGTTGATGAAACATTATTGTCTATCTTAAATGATCAACTATGTGATAGCGGCAACTTTCTCTACCATGCACGTAAAGATTTTCTAACGAGTTTGCTGCCATTGGCTTTTACCATCTATGAACGTATTGCCGGTAAATCAGACAGCCTTTCCTTAGCATACTACAGTCCGTTATCATCGAATGATTTTAAAGAACTGCTACAAATCAATCGTGCCAAAGATCTGGCCTTACAGCGAACCAGTTCAGGTATCCATCGTGATGATATCATACTTTCCATGGGTGATCAATTATTCAAATCAGAAGCTTCACAAGGACAAAGAAAAAGTTTACTCTTCGCACTTAAGTTGGCGGAGTGGCAGATACTAAAAGAGAAAAAAGGGTTTACTCCTATCCTATTACTAGACGATGTTTTTGAAAAATTGGATGATGCGAGAATGTCACAATTATTACAATGGGTTTGCACAGAAAGCGACGGACAAGTATTCATTACTGACACGCATCCCGAAAGGCTAAAACAACAGTTAACTGGCACAAAAGTTCCGTTTCAAATGATTACACTATAA